In Daphnia magna isolate NIES linkage group LG7, ASM2063170v1.1, whole genome shotgun sequence, a single genomic region encodes these proteins:
- the LOC116926031 gene encoding serine/threonine-protein phosphatase alpha-2 isoform, whose amino-acid sequence MAETDKLNIDSIIARLLEVRGSRPGKNVQLTENEIRGLCLKSREIFLSQPILLELEAPLKICGDIHGQYYDLLRLFEYGGFPPESNYLFLGDYVDRGKQSLETICLLLAYKIKYPENFFLLRGNHECASINRIYGFYDECKRRYNIKLWKTFTDCFNCLPVAAIVDEKIFCCHGGLSPDLQSMEQIRRIMRPTDVPDQGLLCDLLWSDPDKDTMGWGENDRGVSFTFGAEVVAKFLHKHDMDLICRAHQVVEDGYEFFAKRQLVTLFSAPNYCGEFDNAGAMMSVDETLMCSFQILKPADKKKFPYGGLNTGRPMTPPRGGPQAKQNKGKNK is encoded by the exons ATGGCCGAAACAGATAAACTCAACATTGACAGCATTATAGCCCGACTTTTGGAAG TTCGTGGCTCCAGACCTGGAAAAAATGTCCAGTTGACAGAGAATGAGATCAGAGGCTTATGCTTGAAGTCCAGGGAGATCTTTCTCTCGCAGCCCATCTTACTGGAACTGGAAGCACCACTCAAGATTTGTGGAGATATCCATGGTCAGTACTATGACTTGCTGCGTTTGTTTGAATATGGAGGCTTTCCACCAGAGTCAAACTACCTCTTCCTGGGTGATTACGTTGATCGAGGGAAGCAATCTCTTGAAACCATCTGTCTTTTGCTGGCTTACAAGATCAAATACCCAGAGAATTTTTTCCTGCTGAGAGGCAACCATGAGTGTGCCTCCATCAACCGTATCTACGGCTTTTATGACGAGTGCAAACGGCGCTACAATATCAAGCTATGGAAGACCTTCACAGATTGTTTCAACTGCCTACCCGTAGCGGCCATTGTTGACGAGAAAATCTTTTGCTGCCACGGTGGTCTCAGTCCTGATCTCCAAAGCATGGAACAAATTCGCCGAATCATGAGGCCCACAGATGTGCCTGATCAGGGTCTTCTTTGCGATCTTTTGTGGTCTGACCCCGACAAGGACACGATGGGTTGGGGCGAAAACGACCGAGGTGTAAGCTTTACTTTTGGTGCGGAAGTTGTTGCTAAATTCCTTCACAAACACGACATGGATTTAATCTGCAGAGCCCATCAG GTTGTTGAAGACGGATACGAATTTTTTGCGAAGCGTCAGCTCGTGACCCTCTTTTCTGCACCCAACTATTGTGGCGAGTTCGATAATGCTGGAGCTATGATGTCAGTCGATGAGACGCTCATGTGCTCTTTCCAGATTCTCAAG CCGgcagacaagaaaaaattccCATACGGAGGCTTGAACACCGGTCGACCTATGACGCCACCACGAGGTGGACCGCAGGccaaacaaaataaaggaaaaaataaataa
- the LOC116926032 gene encoding DNA-directed RNA polymerase III subunit RPC9 has protein sequence MDIINANTAVLSNFEVLELLSSLRGKGDQPRNQSGSLATITYETIKYLEGTPAATQSEKCLKKFLNEVKKFGLTKKEKTMLLNLRPTTAVEISLIVQSAEQERLTEEQTEELIEIIQNTLPAKTD, from the exons ATGGACAt AATCAATGCGAATACGGCCGTACTCAGCAATTTTGAA GTTTTGGAATTATTGTCCAGTTTACGAGGCAAAGGAGACCAACCCAGGAACCAAAGTGGGTCATTGGCTACCATAACATACGAA ACTATAAAGTATCTAGAAGGGACACCTGCTGCAACACAAtctgaaaaatgtttaaagaaATTTCTCAATGAAGTGAAAAAGTTTGGCCtgacgaaaaaggaaaagacgaTGTTGTTAAATTTAAGGCCAACAACAGCAGTTGAAATATCTCTG ATTGTCCAATCTGCAGAGCAGGAGAGATTAACTGAAGAACAAACTGAAGAGTTGATAGAAATTATCCAAAACACTTTGCCAGCAAAGACTGATTAA
- the LOC123474356 gene encoding uncharacterized protein LOC123474356, whose translation MSSPQIANVCHSHEEIYRNTQGVMENQSTLVEADAVHHRLSNQVNSVIHLPYRCYDCSQSFFGLEQLTQHFLEEPLHSKEICLKCETPIIVFFKSMQPVRLHSCIKSSMCHTLPDLNFHSQFLFSKLQSSCEIPVCTVIGCDIQSCKASFNFSVSGIFKYLKHASKYSHTTVPCCKKCLLPEFQVTVGGKRIISHYCTKTGKIICVDKT comes from the exons ATGTCGTCACCTCAAATTGCTAATGTTTGTCATTCACATGAGGAAATTTACCGCAATACTCAAG GAGTAATGGAAAACCAATCCACCCTGGTTGAAGCAGATGCTGTCCATCACAGATTGTCTAATCAAGTCAATTCAGTTATACATCTGCCATACAGATGCTATGATTGCTCACAATCATTCTTTGGTTTGGAGCAACTGACTCAGCATTTCCTCGAAGAGCCTCTACACAGTAAAGAAATCTGTTTGAAGTGTGAAACTCCcataattgttttttttaaatctatgcAGCCAGTCAGACTTCACTCTTGTATCAAATCTAGTATGTGTCACACTTTACCTGACCTTAATTTCCACAgtcagtttttattttctaagcTACAGTCCTCCTGCGAAATTCCTGTGTGTACTGTCATTGGATGTGATATTCAAAGCTGTAAAGCAAGTTTTAACTTTTCTGTCAGTGGTATCTTTAAGTATTTGAAACATGCCAGCAAATATAGCCATACAACTGTACCCTGTtgcaaaaaatgtttgttacCAGAATTTCAAGTGACTGTTGGAGGAAAGAGAATTATTTCCCACTACTGCACCAAAACTGGAAAAATCATTTGTGTTGATAAAACTTGA